A single genomic interval of Xylanivirga thermophila harbors:
- the galE gene encoding UDP-glucose 4-epimerase GalE — protein MAILVTGGAGYIGSHTVKELKDRGREVVVYDNLSRGHRDAVGEVPLIVADLMDSKVLAKTIEDYNIDSVVHFAAESQVGESMQNPQKYYLNNVSGTLNLLKVMLDKDVKNIVFSSTAATYGEPEEVPITENCPKNPTNVYGRTKLMIEHILSDYDRAYGLKYVALRYFNAAGAHISGEIGEDHAPETHLIPIIMEVLLGKRDKLSIFGTDYATEDGTCIRDYIHVTDLAQAHILALDWLKSGNPSRAYNLGNGNGFSVKQVVDTVERVTGREIPVEYAKRRAGDPAVLIASSQKVRDELKWQPQFDDLDTIISTAWKWHSNHPNGYEGR, from the coding sequence ATGGCAATATTGGTAACAGGTGGAGCAGGGTATATAGGCAGCCATACAGTTAAGGAATTAAAGGATCGTGGAAGAGAAGTTGTGGTATATGATAATTTAAGTAGGGGACATAGGGATGCCGTGGGGGAGGTTCCACTCATAGTGGCGGATCTTATGGATTCAAAAGTGCTTGCAAAGACAATTGAAGATTATAATATAGACTCAGTTGTGCATTTTGCCGCTGAAAGTCAGGTAGGAGAGTCCATGCAAAACCCGCAAAAATATTATCTCAATAATGTATCGGGTACGTTAAATCTTTTAAAGGTTATGCTGGATAAGGATGTAAAAAACATAGTGTTTTCATCCACTGCGGCAACATATGGAGAGCCTGAAGAGGTGCCAATAACTGAAAACTGTCCTAAAAATCCTACAAATGTATATGGTAGAACAAAACTTATGATAGAGCATATATTATCCGATTATGACAGGGCATATGGTTTGAAATATGTAGCCCTTAGATATTTTAATGCAGCTGGGGCACATATAAGCGGGGAGATAGGGGAGGATCATGCACCTGAGACACATCTTATTCCCATAATAATGGAGGTACTACTTGGTAAAAGGGATAAGCTTAGCATATTTGGCACAGATTATGCTACGGAAGATGGCACATGCATAAGGGATTATATACATGTTACCGATTTGGCACAGGCCCATATACTGGCTTTGGACTGGCTAAAGTCAGGTAATCCTTCAAGGGCATATAACCTTGGAAATGGAAATGGTTTTTCCGTAAAACAGGTAGTGGATACGGTTGAGCGTGTTACAGGGCGGGAGATACCTGTAGAGTATGCCAAAAGGCGAGCAGGGGATCCGGCAGTGCTTATAGCCAGTTCTCAAAAGGTGCGTGATGAACTTAAATGGCAGCCCCAATTTGATGATCTAGATACTATAATATCTACAGCATGGAAGTGGCATTCTAATCATCCAAATGGCTATGAAGGGAGGTAG
- a CDS encoding galactokinase, producing MPSFVENINRLNDEKTRKLFKTLYGDCANVIDAQIDRYKGDVKRYGELFSQDDDIEIFSTPGRTEIGGNHTDHNHGKVLAAGVDLDSVGIAAKTDDNIIKVYSKGYDTPFVVDISDLDVVEEEKGTTNALIRGVAAGIKERGYTIGGFNAYMDSRVLPGSGLSSSASIEVLLGTMMGYLYNDGTIDAKELAMIGQYAENKHFGKPCGLMDQMACAVGGFVNIDFKEANRPIVNKIDFDFASRGYSLLVVDTGGNHSDLTADYAAVPEEMKAVARALGGDVCREFSMDQLIGNIKRLRTEVGDRAILRAMHFFSENERVDRQVEALEQGDFDRFLDLILQSGSSSWRWLQNCYATHNPEEQGITLALALTEQFVMEHGYKAAYRVHGGGFAGTMQAFLPNEGIKAYISLMEQIFGEDCVTVLGIRPHGTLKI from the coding sequence ATGCCATCATTTGTTGAAAATATAAACAGGTTAAATGATGAAAAGACCAGAAAACTATTTAAAACCCTTTATGGGGATTGTGCAAATGTAATAGATGCGCAAATCGATCGTTATAAAGGGGATGTTAAAAGATATGGCGAGCTTTTTTCACAGGATGATGATATAGAAATTTTCAGCACACCCGGGCGTACTGAAATAGGAGGAAATCATACAGATCATAATCATGGCAAGGTATTGGCGGCGGGAGTAGATTTAGATTCTGTAGGCATAGCTGCAAAGACCGATGATAATATTATAAAGGTTTATTCAAAGGGTTATGATACTCCATTTGTAGTTGATATATCAGATTTAGATGTGGTAGAAGAAGAAAAGGGGACAACCAATGCCCTAATAAGGGGTGTAGCTGCTGGGATAAAAGAGAGAGGCTATACTATCGGTGGATTTAATGCATATATGGATAGTAGAGTATTACCAGGATCTGGCCTTAGTTCATCTGCATCCATTGAAGTGTTGCTAGGCACTATGATGGGATATCTATATAATGATGGAACTATAGACGCTAAGGAACTTGCCATGATTGGACAATATGCCGAGAACAAACATTTTGGTAAGCCCTGTGGACTTATGGATCAGATGGCCTGTGCAGTAGGGGGATTTGTGAATATAGATTTTAAGGAAGCAAACCGTCCTATTGTAAATAAGATAGATTTTGATTTTGCATCTAGAGGATATAGTCTATTGGTAGTTGATACAGGGGGAAATCATTCGGATCTTACCGCTGATTATGCAGCTGTTCCCGAGGAGATGAAGGCAGTTGCTAGAGCATTAGGTGGGGATGTATGCCGTGAATTTTCCATGGACCAGTTAATTGGAAATATAAAGAGATTGCGTACTGAAGTGGGAGATAGGGCTATACTTAGGGCAATGCACTTTTTCTCCGAGAACGAAAGGGTGGATAGACAGGTCGAAGCCCTAGAACAAGGTGATTTTGATCGGTTTTTAGATCTGATTTTACAGTCGGGAAGCAGTTCATGGAGATGGCTACAGAACTGTTATGCAACTCATAATCCTGAAGAACAGGGGATTACATTGGCACTGGCATTGACTGAACAGTTTGTCATGGAGCATGGATACAAGGCTGCATACAGGGTGCATGGAGGAGGTTTCGCAGGTACTATGCAAGCGTTCCTGCCAAATGAGGGCATAAAAGCATACATATCACTTATGGAACAGATATTTGGAGAGGATTGTGTCACTGTTTTAGGTATTAGGCCACATGGAACACTAAAAATTTAA
- a CDS encoding Hsp20/alpha crystallin family protein — protein MRDRDMMPIRRRRGGIAPYDLFNDFMNMNWMDEFFNDDFFPSFSNSVRTDIKENDKEYVMEAELPGFDKKDIEIELVDDRLVIKAKHDDDSIDEGENYLRRERVFGEFCRSFSLRDIKNEEVTAEYTNGILKVVLPKTDESKSRSRKIDIQ, from the coding sequence ATGAGAGACAGAGATATGATGCCTATCAGAAGGAGAAGGGGAGGGATTGCTCCATATGATCTATTCAATGATTTTATGAATATGAACTGGATGGACGAATTTTTTAACGATGATTTTTTTCCAAGCTTTTCTAATAGCGTTAGGACGGATATAAAGGAAAACGATAAGGAATATGTAATGGAAGCAGAATTACCGGGTTTTGACAAGAAGGATATAGAGATAGAATTAGTAGATGACAGGCTTGTTATAAAAGCAAAACATGACGATGATTCAATAGATGAAGGAGAAAATTACTTAAGGCGGGAGAGGGTATTTGGCGAATTTTGCAGGAGCTTTTCGTTAAGGGACATAAAAAATGAAGAAGTGACGGCAGAGTATACAAATGGTATATTGAAAGTAGTGCTCCCCAAAACAGATGAATCTAAGAGTAGAAGTAGAAAGATCGATATTCAATAA
- a CDS encoding Hsp20/alpha crystallin family protein, with amino-acid sequence MRDRDMLPIRRRRSGASPYDLFKDFVNMDWVDDMVGSFGSSIRTDVRETENEYIVDAEMPGFNKEDIEVEIFDERLTVRAKRHEDRDEEGQSYLRRERRYGEVARSFSLQGIKNDGVTAQYDNGILRIVLPKTEEAKRKGTKIDIQ; translated from the coding sequence ATGAGAGATCGAGATATGCTTCCTATAAGAAGGCGAAGAAGTGGTGCTTCCCCATACGATCTATTCAAGGATTTTGTCAATATGGATTGGGTAGATGATATGGTTGGTAGTTTTGGCAGCAGTATAAGAACAGATGTACGCGAAACGGAGAATGAATATATAGTAGATGCTGAAATGCCTGGATTCAACAAAGAAGATATAGAAGTAGAGATTTTCGATGAAAGGCTGACAGTTAGGGCTAAAAGGCATGAAGATAGGGATGAAGAAGGACAAAGTTATCTAAGGCGTGAGAGACGTTATGGAGAAGTGGCTAGGAGTTTTTCATTGCAAGGAATAAAAAACGATGGAGTAACAGCTCAATATGACAATGGGATATTGAGAATTGTACTCCCGAAAACTGAGGAAGCTAAGAGAAAAGGTACAAAAATTGATATTCAATAG
- a CDS encoding lytic transglycosylase domain-containing protein produces MTGIASVSDIMRQKVLEVQSRLPNSVNILHTSNRSEKDYLKNDRTDDMEGTKDIETSSNKTNFNTTATNPSFNNMLKDALTAYTMSNMLGNMQLSSESESSNPYGLGSDSNLLTGLMGAVGLSNITNNIMKTGLEKNYYISLVEQSANKYGIDPTLAKSVAKAESNFNPNVVSKAGAMGIMQLMPATAKGLGVTDPFDPMQNIDGGIRYISYQLQRYNGDMDMALAAYNCGPNRLKNLGITDLNDPTQFSKLPKETQNYINKIHKYMDEF; encoded by the coding sequence GTGACAGGTATAGCATCGGTTTCGGATATTATGAGACAAAAAGTTTTGGAAGTACAGAGCAGACTTCCAAACAGTGTAAATATACTACATACGTCTAATAGGTCGGAAAAAGATTATTTAAAAAATGATAGGACAGATGATATGGAAGGGACAAAAGATATTGAAACATCTTCTAATAAAACTAATTTCAACACTACTGCTACAAATCCATCCTTTAATAATATGCTAAAAGATGCCCTTACTGCATATACCATGTCCAATATGCTTGGTAATATGCAACTTTCATCCGAATCTGAATCATCCAATCCATATGGTTTGGGAAGCGACAGTAACTTGCTTACCGGGCTGATGGGAGCCGTTGGTTTATCAAACATAACAAACAACATTATGAAAACCGGGCTAGAAAAAAATTATTATATATCACTTGTAGAACAATCTGCAAACAAATATGGAATAGACCCTACCCTTGCAAAGTCGGTGGCCAAAGCAGAGTCGAATTTTAATCCTAACGTTGTCTCAAAGGCGGGAGCAATGGGAATTATGCAGCTTATGCCGGCTACAGCAAAGGGTTTAGGGGTTACAGATCCCTTTGATCCCATGCAAAATATAGATGGAGGTATTAGATATATTTCATATCAACTCCAAAGATACAATGGAGATATGGATATGGCTTTAGCAGCGTACAACTGTGGACCTAACAGGCTAAAAAATCTTGGCATAACTGATCTTAATGATCCTACCCAATTTTCTAAATTGCCAAAGGAAACACAAAATTACATAAATAAAATTCACAAATACATGGATGAATTCTAA